From the genome of Thermoanaerobaculales bacterium:
GACCATCCGTACCGACGCGCCGGTCGACGTCACGCTCGATGAGCTCGCGCTCGAGTTCCCACCGCCGGCCGAGCGCGCCCGGGAGCTGTTCGGCGAGCTCGAATTCCGCGGCCTGCTGCGCGACTTCGGCGGCGAGATGGCCGGCGTCGACCGCGGCGCCTACCGGCTGGTGACGGCCCGGGCCGAGCTCGCGGAGCTCGAGTCCGCCCTCCGCGCGGCGCCGAGGTTCGCCCTCGACACCGAGACCACCTCGCTCGATCCGATGGTCGCGAAGCTGGTCGGCCTGTCGTTCTGCTGCGACGACGCCGTCGCGTGGTACGTGCCGGTGGGCCACGCCACCGGCGAGGCGCAGCTCGGCTGGGAGCCGGTGAAGGGCGCCCTCGGCCCGATTCTCGAGGACCCGAAGATCGAGAAGACCGGCCAGAACCTGAAGTTCGACATCAAGGTCCTCGCCCGTCACGGCGTCGACCTGGCCGGCGTCGCGGGCGACACCCTGCTCGCCGACTACCTGCTGTCGCCGGACCGCCGGACCCACAATCTCAACGACCTGGCGCTGGTCCACCTCGAGCACCGCATGATCTCCTTCGAGGAGGCCCTCGGCGAGGGCGCCTCGTTTGCCGACGTGTCGCTGCCGATGGCCCGCGACTACGCCGCCGAGGACGCCCACGTCGCCTGGCTGCTCGACGGCAAGCTCGGTGCGCGGCTCGCCGAGGAGGGCCTGGACCGGCTCTACCGCGAGCTCGAGCTGCCCCTGATCGGGGTCCTCGCCCGCATGGAGCTGGCCGGAATCGCGGTCGACCGCGAGGTCCTCGCGGCGCTGTCGGGCGAGCTCGAGGTCGGCATCGCCGACGCCGAGCGCCGGTGCTGGGAGCTCGCCGGCGGCGAGTTCGTGATCGGCTCGGTCAAGCAGCTGCGCGAGGTGCTCTACGACAGGCTCGGCCTGCCGGTGGTCAAGAAGACCAAGACCGGCGCATCGACCGACGAGTCGGTGCTGTCCGAGCTGGCGCTCCAGCACCCCCTGCCGCAGGCGATCCTCGACTACCGCTCCCTGGTCAAGCTCAAGAACACCTACGTCGACCCGCTGCCGGCCCTCGTCAACCCGGCCACCGGCCGGATCCACACCAGCTTCTCCCAGACCACCGCTGCCACCGGCCGGCTCGCCTCGACCGACCCCAACCTGCAGAACATCCCGGTGCGCACCGAGGAGGGACGCCGCATCCGGCAGGCCTTCGTGGCGCCGCCCGGCCGGCTGTTCGTGTCGGCCGACTACTCGCAGGTCGAGCTGCGCATCCTCGCCCACCTGTGCGGCGGCAAGGGCGGCTTCGCCGAGGCCTTCGCCGCTGGCGCCGACATCCACACCGAGACCGCGGCCGGGCTGTTCAACGTCACGCCGGACGCCGTCACCCGCCGGATGCGGTCGATGGCCAAGGCGGTCAACTTCGGGCTCGTCTACGGCCAGAGCGCCTTCGGGCTCGCCCAGCAGCAGCGGATCTCGCGCGCCGAGGCCGGCGAGTACATCCGCCGCTTCCAGGAGCGCTTCCCGGAGGTCGAGGAGTACCGCCAGCGCACCCTGGCATCGGCCCGCGAGAAGGGCTACGTCGAGACCCTCCTCGGCCGGCGGCGGCCGGTCCCGGACCTCGCCAGCGGCAACTTCGCCGCCCGCGGTGCGGCCGAGCGGGTCGCGATCAACACCCCGGTCCAGGGCAGCGCCGCCGACCTCATCAAGGCGGCGATGATCGCTGTCGACCGGCGGCTCCGCGAGGAGTTCCCCGGCCAGCAGATGCTGCTCCAGGTGCACGACGAGCTGCTGCTCGAGGTCGACGAAGGCCGCGAGCAGGAGGTCGGCGAGATGGTGCGCCGGGAGATGGCCGGTGCGATCGAGCTCGATGTCCCGCTGATCGTCGACGTCGGCCTCGGCAGGAACTGGGACGAGGCGCACTAGGAGTTCGTACCGCATTAGCCTCTTCGGCGGGCGTGGTTGACCGAGTTGTCGTCGGACGGCCACTGCGGCATGAACTCCTTCTGGTAGTTGGTCTATTGAGGTGCGGCGTGCAGGGGAGTGGCAAGTTTCCGGTGCGGCGGTGGTGGCTGGTCGGTGCTCTTTGCCGGCTCAGGCTCAGTCTGCAGGGAGGCATTCACCAGCTTGAGGAGATTGCTGCAGAAGCAGACGAAGGTCCATTCGCGTCGGACCTTCCTCAGCCCACGCAACGAGAAGCGTCGGAAGCGTCGCGCCGGCTCAGTCCTTCCGCTGACGGCTGAGGCCGGCTCAGGACGCGAGGATCGACAGCAGCTCGTCGACCATGCCGAAGGTGAGCCCCCAGATGAGCTTGTCCCGAAAGCGGTAGCAGGGCAGGGGGATGGTCATGCCGCCGAGCCGCCACTCCACGGTCGAGCGGTTGCCGTGGTCCGCGAGGAAGGCGAGCGGCACCCACACGAAGTCCGCGACCTCGTGGTTGAGCACCAGTCGCGGCTCCCCGCGGATCGTGAACACGAAGGGCACGATCACCAGCGACAGCGGCCGACCCTTGCTGACCGCCGCCACGTCTGACAGCCGGCCGATCGCCTCGCCCTCGGCGGCGAGGTCCAGCCCGAGCTCCTCGCGAGTCTCCCGGATCGCCGCCGCCAGCTCATCGCGGTCGCCGCCGCTCATGCGGCCGCCCGGGAAGGCCATGTGGCCCGACCACGGGTCGTGCGGGTGCTCGGCGCGGTGGATGAACAGCAGCTCGGCGCCGTCGCTGCCGTCGCGCAGCACCGCCGCCACCGCCGCCTTCTTCATGTCGGGCTGGCGGGGAAGCAGCTGCGGCCCGAAACCGGCCATCGCCGCGCGGACGTCCCCGACCGTGAGCATCACCGGATATTCTAGCCTTCCGATTCTCGGGCGCGGAATCCGCAGCCCGGCGCAGCGCCGGGGACCTCGGTTCCCCACCCGCGGCTTCCGCGCCCGACAATCGGAATTGAAGATGACATTCTCGGATAGACTGCAGGCGCGCGCCGGTAGCTCAACGGATAGAGCATCGGACTTCGGATCCGACGGTTGGAGGTTCGAGTCCTCTCCGGCGCGCCAGGCTTCGTTCTCGACCACCAGGAGTGAACGAAGCCTGTCACGGCGTAGCCCGTCATGGCGAAGCCGGACTTCCTCCAATTGACCACATCGGGATCGAGAACGTCGCCCGGGCAAGCCACTCCGTTGAACCGCCACTGCCCTCAGCTGACGCCCACGGTGAGTTGCTCGCGCGCTGCGCGCGCGGCGTCGTGTCGGAGCCAGCGCGTGGACGTACGCCGCCCACCGCATCCGCATCGGAAACGACGGCGGGAATGACGGAATAGCGCGCCGCCACCTTCACGACGCGTGCACGATTCGCGGTCGTGAGAGACTCTTCATGACGTGGCGGGAGGAGGGAACGACGCGGGGCTGGTGCGGGCGGCCCAGTTGGGCGACGATGCCGCCTTCTCCGCCCTGGTCGAGCGGCACTGGCACCGGCTGGTCGGCCTGGCGCGCTCGGTGGTGGGTGACGTCGACGCGGAGGATGTCGTGCAGGACGCGCTGATCACCGCCTGGGACCGGCTCGGGGACCTCCGGGACCCGGCGGCGTTCCGCGCCTG
Proteins encoded in this window:
- a CDS encoding CoA pyrophosphatase; amino-acid sequence: MLTVGDVRAAMAGFGPQLLPRQPDMKKAAVAAVLRDGSDGAELLFIHRAEHPHDPWSGHMAFPGGRMSGGDRDELAAAIRETREELGLDLAAEGEAIGRLSDVAAVSKGRPLSLVIVPFVFTIRGEPRLVLNHEVADFVWVPLAFLADHGNRSTVEWRLGGMTIPLPCYRFRDKLIWGLTFGMVDELLSILAS
- the polA gene encoding DNA polymerase I; the protein is MTDTQKRKTLYLIDGPNLAFRAFFAIGGMASSKGLPTNALFGFTNMLLKLIREHQPDYLAITWDPKGGSFRDREYPEYKGTRPDMPEALRAQMPHFARIAEAFGVPFLCLDDFEADDVMGTLARRHEGSLDVVLVSSDKDLMQLVSDHVSVYDSMNDRRIARPEVEAKFGCPPALVPDALGIWGDSSDNIPGVKGIGEKGVKALLATWQGLDDIYAHIDQVTPAAARAKLAEQRDSAYLSKHLATIRTDAPVDVTLDELALEFPPPAERARELFGELEFRGLLRDFGGEMAGVDRGAYRLVTARAELAELESALRAAPRFALDTETTSLDPMVAKLVGLSFCCDDAVAWYVPVGHATGEAQLGWEPVKGALGPILEDPKIEKTGQNLKFDIKVLARHGVDLAGVAGDTLLADYLLSPDRRTHNLNDLALVHLEHRMISFEEALGEGASFADVSLPMARDYAAEDAHVAWLLDGKLGARLAEEGLDRLYRELELPLIGVLARMELAGIAVDREVLAALSGELEVGIADAERRCWELAGGEFVIGSVKQLREVLYDRLGLPVVKKTKTGASTDESVLSELALQHPLPQAILDYRSLVKLKNTYVDPLPALVNPATGRIHTSFSQTTAATGRLASTDPNLQNIPVRTEEGRRIRQAFVAPPGRLFVSADYSQVELRILAHLCGGKGGFAEAFAAGADIHTETAAGLFNVTPDAVTRRMRSMAKAVNFGLVYGQSAFGLAQQQRISRAEAGEYIRRFQERFPEVEEYRQRTLASAREKGYVETLLGRRRPVPDLASGNFAARGAAERVAINTPVQGSAADLIKAAMIAVDRRLREEFPGQQMLLQVHDELLLEVDEGREQEVGEMVRREMAGAIELDVPLIVDVGLGRNWDEAH